The following proteins are encoded in a genomic region of Debaryomyces hansenii CBS767 chromosome G complete sequence:
- a CDS encoding DEHA2G08580p (similar to CA4823|CaERC3 Candida albicans ERC3 probable ethionine resistance protein) codes for MVLFRTINRFANPNGGLGLPVGGRRRRLFIPPSTNQPLFSYGGGEDQRSFLSLGESGSVLTHTENEISDTASVSTSRSLPSTLKSTNEDQESFHSWLLEEHQRRYSAANSEDDENDEDGWSRGSGRSRSSLNSSSRNSHSTGKSSYNELEDFANLQTTFAIEMKMLIRYAFPLIITFLLEHFFSIVCLLVVGHIGKNELAAVSLATMSSTITFAIFEGIATALDTLCPQAYGAGNYELVGIHVQRCIMFSLVVYIPCGLLWWYSASVLKFIIDSEEVLRLTSSFLRILILGAPAYIIFENSKRFLQAQGIFEAGTGILVISLPINVLLSTFLVWNKNFGLGFIGAPIATVINFWFIDFLLIMYVMFVDGDKCWYGIAPMKEIFQQWGSLSHLAIPGIVMIESEYMAYEIMTLFASYFGTTELAAQSAVSSIASLSYMVPFAISIAASTRIANFIGGQNMASAKMATKASLTLSVIAGNINFLILFTFKRQIAKLFTKDEGVTELIVALFNPLVAVLEIFDGIASVANGVLRAQGSQKIGGIINFFVYYAFAIPLAIVLSRVADLKLLGLWLGLGSGMILIGLSETLVIFNSDWDKILMNAGLMNEAYLDVEESIED; via the coding sequence ATGGTGTTGTTCCGAACAATAAATAGGTTTGCTAATCCTAATGGTGGTCTCGGCTTACCAGTaggaggaagaagaagaagattgtTTATACCACCGTCAACCAACCAACCACTATTTAGTTATGGTGGAGGTGAGGACCAAAGGTCATTCCTATCATTAGGGGAGAGTGGTTCCGTTCTTACACATACTGAGAACGAAATTAGTGATACTGCCAGTGTGAGTACATCGAGATCATTACCATCTACACTAAAGTCTACAAATGAAGACCAAGAATCATTCCATAGTTGGTTGTTAGAAGAGCACCAAAGAAGGTATTCCGCCGCGAACTCGGAGGATGATgagaatgatgaagatggtTGGAGTAGAGGCAGTGGAAGGTCTCGTAGCCTGTTAAATTCGTCCTCCCGTAACTCACATTCAACCGGAAAATCGTCGTACAATGAACTAGAAGATTTTGCGAACTTGCAGACTACATTTGCTATTGAGATGAAGATGTTAATACGATACGCATTTCCATTGATTATTACCTTCCTTTTAGAGCATTTTTTCTCGATAGTCTGTTTACTAGTTGTTGGTCATATAGGTAAGAATGAATTAGCCGCAGTATCTTTAGCCACTATGTCTTCTACTATTACATTTGCTATTTTTGAAGGTATTGCTACAGCCTTAGATACATTATGTCCTCAGGCATATGGTGCTGGTAATTATGAATTAGTGGGTATTCATGTTCAAAGATGTATAATGTTCTCATTGGTGGTGTACATACCGTGTGGACTCTTGTGGTGGTATTCAGCAAGCGTCTTGAAGTTTATTATTGACAGCGAAGAGGTTTTACGTTTGACAAGTTCATTCTTAAGAATTTTAATACTTGGGGCACCAGCCTATATCATATTTGAGAATAGTAAGCGATTCTTACAAGCTCAAGGAATTTTTGAAGCAGGAACAGGAATCTTAGTTATAAGTCTTCCAATTAATGTCCTATTATCGACATTCCTCGTATGGAATAAAAACTTTGGCTTAGGGTTTATCGGTGCACCAATTGCAACTGTTATCAACTTTTGgtttattgattttttaCTAATAATGTACGTCATGTTTGTTGACGGTGATAAATGCTGGTATGGAATCGCACCgatgaaagaaatatttcaacaatgGGGTAGTCTCTCACACTTGGCAATTCCAGGCATTGTCATGATCGAATCGGAGTATATGGCATACGAAATCATGACATTATTTGCATCCTATTTCGGTACTACTGAATTAGCAGCTCAGAGTGCGGTACTGAGTATCGCATCTTTATCTTATATGGTCCCATTTGCTATAAGCATTGCTGCTTCTACGCGTATCGCAAATTTTATAGGTGGGCAAAACATGGCGTCTGCCAAAATGGCAACTAAAGCTAGTTTAACTTTATCTGTAATCGCAGGAAATATTAACTTCCTCATTTTATTTACTTTCAAAAGACAAATTGCCAAGTTATTTACAAAAGATGAAGGTGTTACTGAATTAATTGTTGCCTTATTTAATCCATTGGTCGCTGTACTAGAAATCTTTGATGGGATTGCATCTGTTGCAAATGGTGTTTTAAGGGCGCAAGGTCTGCAAAAGATAGGTGgaataattaatttctttgtttattatGCTTTTGCCATACCTTTAGCTATCGTCCTAAGCAGGGTTGCAGATCTAAAGCTACTTGGTTTGTGGCTTGGTCTTGGTAGCGGGATGATTTTAATTGGTCTAAGCGAGACCTTGGTGATATTTAATAGTGATTGGGAcaagatattgatgaatgcTGGTTTAATGAATGAGGCATATTTAgatgttgaagaatctATAGAAGACTAA
- a CDS encoding DEHA2G08602p (similar to uniprot|Q05031 Saccharomyces cerevisiae YMR238W DFG5 Mannosidase essential glycosylphosphatidylinositol (GPI)-anchored membrane protein): MRFTFQNNWFSIVILSIYISLTGALNLTAGDRDSVCEAAKFVVQGELNYYEGIKYGGTVGMFASPNYWWNAGEAFGGLLDYYTFCDNDNKTLKSLIYDGMYHQAGESFNYIPSNQSMVEGNDDQGVWGLAVMEAVERNFTDPEDHSWLSMTQAIFNTMDARWDTEHCGGGLRWQIFTWNSGYDYKNSIANGCLFNIAARLARFTRNESYAKVAEKVWDWMEEVGFLTSEDDELVLHDGAKIGDNCTDVTDKKWSYTYGIFIAGCAYMYNFTEDSIWSERATEIIEASSYFFKDGVMYETTCMPNHCNNDQRSFHSLFARCLGITTVLVPETVSLLEDKLDKSAEAAAQSCSGGDDDITCGEDWTHSGWDGVYGLGEQMCALEAMLATIVREFPVYTKDNGGSSKSNPTAGTNTEDEVNKNVLNISTKDKAGAGVLTAVVLGIVLGGSAWMAI, from the coding sequence ATGAGGTTCACATTCCAAAATAATTGGTTCAGTATAGTTATTTTGTCGATATATATCTCGCTTACGGGTGCACTTAATCTAACTGCGGGAGATAGGGATTCTGTGTGTGAAGCAGCAAAATTCGTAGTTCAAGGGGAACTCAATTATTACGAAGGTATCAAATATGGTGGGACAGTAGGCATGTTTGCAAGTCCAAACTATTGGTGGAATGCTGGTGAAGCATTTGGGGGATTGTTAGACTATTACACATTTTGCGATAATGATAACAAAAcattgaaaagtttgatATATGATGGTATGTATCACCAAGCCGGTGAATCATTTAATTACATTCCATCGAACCAGTCCATGGTAGAAGGTAACGATGATCAAGGTGTTTGGGGTTTGGCTGTAATGGAAGCAGTCGAAAGAAATTTTACCGATCCAGAGGACCATAGTTGGTTATCGATGACGCAAGCCATTTTCAACACTATGGATGCCAGATGGGATACGGAGCATTGTGGAGGTGGGTTAAGATGGCAAATTTTTACCTGGAATTCAGGTTACGATTATAAGAATTCTATTGCTAATGGAtgtcttttcaatatcgcTGCTCGTTTGGCTAGGTTTACCAGAAATGAGTCGTACGCCAAAGTTGCGGAAAAAGTATGGGATTGGATGGAAGAAGTTGGGTTTTTGACCTCCGAAGACGATGAATTAGTCCTTCATGATGGTGCAAAGATTGGTGATAATTGTACTGATGTCACCGACAAGAAATGGTCTTACACATATGGTATATTTATTGCTGGATGTGCATACATGTACAACTTTACTGAGGACAGTATATGGTCAGAAAGAGCCACGGAAATCATCGAAGCGTCCAGTTACTTTTTCAAGGATGGTGTTATGTATGAAACGACATGTATGCCTAATCATTGTAATAACGATCAAAGGTCTTTCCATTCATTGTTTGCACGTTGTCTTGGGATAACAACTGTTTTGGTTCCCGAGACTGTTTCTTTACTTGAAGATAAACTTGATAAAAGTGCGGAGGCTGCAGCACAGTCGTGTTCTGGTGGTGATGATGACATTACATGTGGCGAAGATTGGACGCATTCTGGGTGGGATGGAGTGTATGGATTAGGTGAACAGATGTGTGCCTTAGAAGCAATGCTTGCTACAATAGTGAGAGAATTCCCCGTTTACACCAAAGATAACGGAGGTAGCTCAAAAAGTAACCCCACTGCAGGAACCAATactgaagatgaagttaaCAAGAACgttttgaatatttctacAAAAGATAAGGCTGGTGCTGGTGTATTAACTGCGGTTGTGTTAGGAATTGTATTAGGTGGTTCTGCGTGGATGGCCATCTGA
- a CDS encoding DEHA2G08558p (similar to uniprot|Q07979 Saccharomyces cerevisiae YLR033W RSC58 Remodels the structure of chromatin complex 58KDa subunit) yields the protein MSEKDTNSFKALLDDIFIVFQKADQDTQILTKSTLPVDFYEPDANNIVASYVKYIKDNSTPKTTSISDKYGNKQYSTFYEVYHDIKTVAASRIQKYKVGSAKYKDIDFFYKFTTELLLRESSRLNLAVFHAKKGNEDVVGPSELETQLTEDFNKISVSYNLTNGEVVTFIYKSEEPSSSMPPLPNAYHSPYPQPPPPPQKIKQPLFSSLTGKSNLDPRSTIVPDPFLLSKVIPLNRNATRNNSTLESLSPAISKIPPPTTQPTEILSNFFHPNWYTIHVPTWLTYKSKTLKPQVASSLLKHQREDELRLVTRNDGFVMSFAPTIDSKVSVVSNELKGNIWLNHLGFQQIHDIKKKYLENINSDTGMDVDVVPDVDEEDNEDIEDIKTTPSEDKGDIDMKNSDDIGTDSSEHKEINVADLVQWDPIKIEELEAMKEEEEIITKSPRDLQKLVSTNLLKLNKLRQERYLRSNPTNLLAPSRNEIKLYNKVSKLITLSIELNNVNTGSLALKFSKRLPVLMSEYAGTLPGLPPSKSVGTTGKSTRLPSIRGPYKKKNRQ from the exons ATGAGTGAAAAGGATACAA ATTCGTTCAAGGCACTtcttgatgatattttcattgtGTTCCAGAAAGCAGATCAGGATACGCAAATATTGACTAAATCTACGCTTCCAGTCGACTTCTACGAACCAGATGCAAACAATATTGTTGCATCGTACGTGAAGTATATTAAGGACAACAGCACACCCAAAACGACTAGCATTTCAGACAAATATGGGAATAAACAATACAGCACATTTTACGAAGTGTATCATGATATTAAGACAGTAGCAGCATCTAGAATTCAGAAATATAAGGTTGGATCTGCCAAGTATAAGgatattgattttttctATAAATTTACAACGGAGTTGCTCTTGAGAGAATCGAGTAGATTAAATCTTGCAGTTTTCCACGCAAAGAAAGGGAATGAAGATGTGGTGGGTCCATCCGAGTTAGAGACACAATTAACGGAAGacttcaataaaatttctgtGAGCTACAACTTGACAAATGGTGAAGTGGTAACgtttatttataaatctGAAGAACCATCCAGTTCAATGCCACCACTCCCAAATGCTTATCACAGCCCATATCCCcaaccaccaccaccacctcaaaaaatcaaacaacCCTTATTTTCGTCCTTAACGGGTAAATCAAATTTGGATCCTCGTTCTACTATTGTTCCAGACCCGTTCCTCCTTTCAAAAGTCATCCCATTAAATAGAAATGCCACTCGTAATAACTCCACATTAGAATCATTGTCACCTGCGATATCGAAGATCCCACCTCCTACAACACAACCTACtgaaattttatctaatttcttccatCCAAATTGGTATACCATCCATGTTCCAACCTGGCTCACATATAAAAGTAAGACTTTGAAGCCACAAGTGGCATCAAGTTTGTTGAAACATCAAcgtgaagatgaattacGTCTAGTGACCAGGAATGATGGCTTCGTAATGTCGTTTGCTCCCACAATTGATCTGAAAGTCTCCGTTGTGtctaatgaattaaaagGAAATATCTGGTTAAACCATCTTGGCTTTCAACAAATACATGACATAAAAAAGAAGTATCTTGAGAACATTAATAGCGATACAGGTATGGATGTTGATGTAGTTCCGGATGTGGACGAAGAGGATAACGAAGATATTGAGGATATAAAAACCACGCCAAGTGAGGATAAAGGTGACATTGACATGAAAAATTCCGATGATATAGGTACTGACTCCCTGGAACACAAAGAAATCAATGTTGCCGATTTAGTTCAATGGGATCCTATAAAAatcgaagaattagaagctatgaaagaagaggaagaaattATAACTAAATCGCCCCGTGATTTACAGAAGCTTGTTTCTACGAACttattaaagttaaataaattaCGTCAAGAAAGGTACTTACGTAGTAATCCGACTAACTTATTGGCACCTTCcagaaatgaaattaaattatataataaagtttCCAAACTCATTACTTTATCTATTGAGTTGAATAATGTTAATACTGGAAGTCTAGCTCTCAAATTTAGTAAAAGATTACCTGTATTAATGAGTGAGTATGCTGGTACTCTTCCAGGGCTTCCACCATCCAAATCGGTCGGTACGACTGGTAAATCTACAAGGTTGCCTAGTATTAGAGGACCTtacaaaaagaagaacagACAGTGA
- a CDS encoding DEHA2G08492p (similar to uniprot|P32860 Saccharomyces cerevisiae YKL040C NFU1 Protein involved in iron metabolism in mitochondria): MFRVKTFTVPSIFSRRFLSFKTLETPNPNALKFISPECQILPIPSKTFEFTSTLQAIHSPLALKLFKLHGVRSIMLGEDFLTVNKQDHINWAQLRPEVVDLLDGFLTSKKESVVTKELIEESEREIESSEDDSEIVSMIKELIETRIRPAIQDDGGDIEFKGFDEETGNVFLKLQGACKTCSSSEDTLKNGIEQMMKHYIDGVQEVIQILDPEEEIALKEFDRLEQKIKQKSQDSPPPSL; encoded by the coding sequence AAACTCCAAATCCAAATGCATTGAAGTTTATTTCTCCAGAATGCCAAATTTTACCAATTCCAAGCAAGACATTCGAGTTCACATCCACATTGCAAGCAATCCATTCACCATTGGCGTTGAAGCTCTTTAAGTTACATGGAGTGAGATCTATTATGTTGGGGGAGGATTTCTTGACGGTGAATAAGCAAGATCATATTAACTGGGCTCAATTGAGACCAGAAGTAGTGGATTTACTTGATGGATTCTTGACCTCGAAGAAGGAGTCAGTGGTTACGAAAGAGTTAATCGAGGAGAGCGAGAGAGAAATAGAGAGCAGTGAAGATGACCTGGAGATTGTTTCGATGATTAaggaattaattgaaacTAGAATAAGACCTGCTATCCAGGATGATGGTGGGGATATTGAGTTCAAAGGGTTCGATGAAGAAACCGGCAATgtgtttttgaaattgcaGGGTGCTTGTAAAACATGTTCTTCAAGTGAAGATACTTTAAAAAATGGAATTGAACAGATGATGAAACATTACATAGATGGAGTTCAAGAAGTGATACAGATTCTCGACCCAGAAGAAGAGATTGCACTCAAAGAATTCGACAGATTAGAGCAAAAGATAAAACAAAAAAGTCAAGACTCTCCTCCACCTTCATTGTGA
- a CDS encoding DEHA2G08536p (similar to uniprot|P38925 Saccharomyces cerevisiae YOL122C SMF1 Divalent metal ion transporter and similar to uniprot|Q12078 Saccharomyces cerevisiae YLR034C SMF3), translating into MIDNDIFQSKIQRSGQIIRKYASFIGPGIMVSVAYMDPGNYSTAVSSGAMYEYKLLFIIFMSNLFAVVLQCLCVKLGTVTGLDLAEMCRMNLPYALNLSLYACAELAIIATDLAEVVGTAIALEILFNIPLVYGVLITVIDVLIVLMAYHKDGTMRQTRLFEIMVTVLVLATCMCFILELFKCDFEEGAVGSIIKGFLPMNMEIFREKNALFLSCGIVGSTVMPHSLFLGSALVQSRLKEYDIQNGILIEQDEVDGELIDVQPELPATTSKFRSISDGSSLAGKYRPSYRAIQYCLNYSYIELVLSLFLIAVFVNSAILIVAGSTLYGKPDAEDADLLSIYEMLSYYISPAAGLIFALSMLFAGQSAGIVCTMAGQIVSEGFINWTIKPWIRRIITRILAIIPVLVVIIILGREGISKIMNSSQVVLSFILPVVSAPLIWFTCKKEFMVVYDTSDSNQLANENTALLNTDESYPQSVHVRKITFENGHFLTIAAGLTWLIISFLNLYLIYAFANGADI; encoded by the coding sequence ATGATTGACAATGATATATTCCAATCAAAAATTCAGAGAAGCGgtcaaataataaggaaATATGCATCATTTATTGGGCCAGGAATTATGGTTTCTGTTGCATACATGGACCCAGGAAACTATTCTACCGCGGTTTCATCAGGAGCAATGTATGAGTATAAGTTGTTGTTCATAATATTTATGTCGAATTTGTTTGCAGTGGTTTTGCAATGTTTGTGTGTGAAATTGGGAACAGTAACGGGTCTTGATTTAGCGGAAATGTGTCGTATGAACTTGCCATATGCATTGAATTTGTCGTTGTACGCTTGTGCAGAATTGGCTATTATAGCTACCGATTTGGCGGAGGTGGTAGGAACAGCCATTGCTTTAGAaatattgttcaatattcCATTGGTGTATGGTGTTCTTATTACGGTAATTGACGTATTGATTGTGTTAATGGCGTATCATAAAGATGGTACCATGAGACAAACAAGgctttttgaaattatggTGACAGTGTTAGTGTTGGCAACCTGTATGTGTTTTATTctagaattattcaaatgtGATTTTGAGGAAGGTGCTGTGGGTTCTATAATCAAAGGATTTTTGCCAATGAATATGGAAATATTTAGAGAAAAGAATGCACTTTTCTTGAGTTGTGGAATAGTCGGAAGTACAGTTATGCCtcattcattattcttggGCTCTGCCTTGGTTCAATCAAGGCTCAAAGAATACGATATTCAAAATGGAATTCTCATTGAACAAGACGAAGTCGATGGAGAATTGATAGATGTACAGCCTGAACTCCCTGCTACGACGAGCAAATTTAGAAGCATTTCGGATGGTAGTAGTTTGGCTGGTAAATATAGGCCGTCATATCGTGCTATCCAATATTGCTTGAACTATTCCTACATAGAATTGGTTTTATCGCTCTTTTTGATTGCCGTTTTCGTCAATTCTGCCATCTTGATTGTTGCTGGCAGTACCTTGTATGGCAAGCCTGATGCGGAAGATGCAGATTTGTTATCCATATATGAGATGTTGTCGTATTATATATCACCAGCAGCGGGCTTAATATTTGCATTGTCTATGTTGTTTGCAGGTCAGAGTGCAGGTATTGTCTGTACTATGGCAGGCCAGATTGTTTCTGAAGGTTTTATCAACTGGACAATTAAACCTTGGATTAGACGTATAATTACACGTATCCTAGCTATAATTCCTGTGTTggttgttattattatattaggTCGTGAAGGGATCTCCAAGATAATGAACTCGTCACAAGTTGTTTTGAGCTTTATTCTACCAGTTGTTAGTGCACCTTTAATTTGGTTTACTTGTAAAAAGGAATTTATGGTTGTTTATGACACGAGTGATCTGAACCAGCTTGCTAATGAGAATACGGCTCTTTTAAATACTGATGAATCATACCCACAATCTGTACATGTTAGAAAGATAACGTTTGAAAATGGTCATTTCTTGACTATAGCTGCAGGCTTAACATGGTTAATTATCTCGTTTTTGAACCTTTACTTGATTTATGCATTTGCAAACGGTGCAGATATATAG
- a CDS encoding DEHA2G08624p (similar to CA4821|IPF1197 Candida albicans IPF1197): MIPLRSKKIRFSSALLSFRRSVQSSSDPLLSDPFHDHKKMVRGSNKQFPKPHFISFDVFGTLYTPKAPIAQQYHVVAMEEFGINKSLESIEKEFPKIYSEIYERYPNYGKRSSDIKNCDEWWSEIIVKLFDLPHYTKDETSAKLCRRLLTYFTGREAYMVYDDVIPTLTKLKENNINLVVSSNSDLRVMEILKNLGLMDFFAKDHIYLSYDLDASKPDKKFFDSVYQRFLASTLETPSDVSKQLYLENCWHIGDSEDKDFLGPVRSGWNAVLLDRENTSQFLIHSHSPQKPITKSLFAEHSDEGINSPELKVIANNRVVLRNLDQLLAIFGLHD; this comes from the coding sequence ATGATTCCATTAAGAAGCAAAAAGATAAGATTCTCGAGTGCCTTACTTTCATTTAGAAGATCAGTGCAATCTAGTAGTGATCCACTCTTATCCGATCCCTTTCATGACCACAAAAAAATGGTCCGAGGTTCCAATAAACAATTTCCAAAACCAcatttcatttctttcgATGTATTCGGGACATTATATACCCCAAAGGCCCCAATAGCTCAACAATATCATGTAGTTGCAATGGAGGAATTTGGGATAAATAAATCGCTAGAGTCGATTGAGAAGGAGTTCCCAAAAATATACTCCGAGATATATGAGAGATATCCTAATTACGGGAAGCGATCATCAGACATCAAGAATTGTGATGAATGGTGGCTGGAGATTATTGTTAAGTTGTTCGATTTACCACATTATACTAAAGATGAAACATCAGCCAAATTATGCAGAAGACTCTTAACCTATTTTACTGGGCGTGAAGCGTATATGGTATACGACGATGTTATTCCTACATTGACCAAGTTGaaagaaaacaatattaatCTAGTCGTGTCAAGCAATTCTGATCTTCGTGTTATggagatattgaaaaacttGGGTCTCATGGACTTTTTTGCCAAGGATCACATATATCTCTCGTACGACCTCGACGCTTCTAAGCCCGATAAGAAGTTTTTCGATAGTGTGTACCAGCGTTTCTTGGCCTCCACATTGGAAACACCCAGTGATGTCAGCAAACAGTTATACTTGGAAAACTGTTGGCATATAGGCGATAGTGAAGACAAAGACTTTCTCGGTCCAGTTAGATCGGGATGGAACGCAGTCTTACTAGACAGAGAAAATACTAGTCAATTCCTTATTCATTCACATTCCCCCCAAAAACCAATAACTAAGTCACTTTTCGCTGAGCATTCGGATGAAGGTATAAACAGCCCCGAATTGAAGGTCATTGCTAACAATAGAGTGGTCCTCAGAAACTTGGATCAGCTATTAGCCATATTTGGGTTGCACGATTAA
- a CDS encoding DEHA2G08514p (similar to CA4828|IPF1209 Candida albicans IPF1209), giving the protein MILKRSPLKILHSGIRNLKIPGQTVGFAGLMSSSRLNPTIAIAPANTGTFEKKPEQDSIMLEKDISRAENVTSYLNKYKALFRKDVITNSQIDTFEEINDSSQKQVIKIGIIYEDEVVAEESKIIDSILSDPLSSGNESWFSGIVERSRQHNNKFKYGLESELGPHDRGIQEEFKVPSPILNSMYRPSYMKSTDEEISNDIEIWEINDKAQLVDNPKMCHFYINVTRNFTTTIQEYSKSLQNHILLTVVDNTEYSPSSTESTPISIDMTAENNQHIIKINSQLSFHGINQFLKYDTEVSTQYLQSLIHSNIYELSKCIGKFSQTETLCSWLLSNISTNISKYNITPDAITEVYSSIKSDVIPRFSDSVHSELQNVLIPKTNTYFKRKLRWWKLYLKNDNVEYDLKDFFNENFMGSSIESYNYVRGKLVSQMQQHEYAQYQNNTEITNPLLKMKNDLVNERLMTEIQPVVYSSIGLAFVYYQLPLSILSFLAYQYFEFTSSSAIAIALLGWVVGFNQVSKQWEKFTYAWLQELYEDVRVCIGRDCIEEGLLKELNSRYNDERNILAIKNEILQGIKDSRHIDV; this is encoded by the coding sequence ATGATACTTAAACGGAGCCCGTTGAAGATTTTGCATTCCGGGATACGGAACTTGAAAATACCAGGTCAGACAGTCGGTTTTGCTGGTTTAATGAGCAGTAGTAGACTAAACCCTACCATTGCAATAGCACCTGCCAACACGGGTACATTCGAAAAAAAGCCAGAACAGGACAGTATAATGCTTGAGAAGGATATATCGCGTGCTGAAAATGTGACTAGTTACTTAAATAAGTATAAGGCGTTGTTTCGAAAAGACGTAATAACAAATTCGCAGATTGACACTTTCGAAGAAATCAATGACTCAAGTCAAAAGCAAGTGATCAAGATTGGTATTAtatatgaagatgaagtcGTGGCGGAAGAGTctaaaattattgacaGTATACTTTCAGACCCATTATCCTCTGGAAATGAATCTTGGTTCTCTGGGATTGTTGAAAGGTCTCGTCAACATaataacaaattcaaatatggGTTGGAGAGCGAACTCGGACCCCATGACCGTGGTATTCAAGAAGAGTTCAAGGTTCCATCGccaattttgaattctatGTATAGACCCTCTTATATGAAGTCAACAGATGAGgaaatatcaaatgatattgaaatatggGAAATTAATGACAAGGCCCAATTGGTCGACAACCCTAAAATGTGTCATTTCTACATCAATGTTACTAGAAATTTTACAACCACAATTCAAGAATACTCTAAACTGTTACAAAACCACATATTATTGACAGTTGTTGATAATACAGAATACTCGCCTAGCTCAACTGAGTCTACGCCTATTTCAATAGATATGACAGCCGAAAACAACCagcatataataaagattAACTCCCAATTAAGTTTCCATGGAATAAATCAGTTTCTCAAGTACGACACTGAAGTATCCACACAGTACCTCCAATCATTGATTCACAGTAACATATATGAACTATCAAAGTGCATTGGAAAATTCCTGCAAACAGAAACATTATGTCTGTGGTTACTAAGCAATATCAGTactaatatttcaaagtatAATATAACACCAGATGCAATTACTGAAGTGTATTCATCGATTAAATCAGACGTTATCCCTCGATTCAGTGATTCCGTTCATTCAGAATTGCAAAACGTACTTATACCTAAAACAAATacatatttcaaaagaaaattgagATGGTGGAAAttgtatttgaagaatgatAATGTTGAATACGACCTCAAGGACTTTTTCAACGAAAATTTTATGGGTTCAAGCATAGAGAGTTATAACTACGTTCGAGGAAAACTTGTATCCCAAATGCAGCAACACGAGTATGCACAATATCAAAACAACACCGAAATCACAAATcctttattgaagatgaaaaatgatCTTGTGAATGAAAGGCTAATGACTGAAATTCAACCTGTTGTTTATTCCAGTATCGGTCTTGCATTTGTATATTACCAATTGCCcctttcaattttatcattcCTAGCATACCAATACTTTGAATTTACATCAAGTAGCGCAATTGCCATTGCGTTGTTAGGATGGGTTGTTGGATTCAACCAAGTGTCTAAACAATGGGAAAAATTTACTTATGCCTGGTTACAAGAGTTGTACGAAGACGTGAGAGTATGCATTGGAAGAGACTGTATTGAGGAGGGTCTTCTTAAAGAACTAAATTCACGCTACAATGATGAGCGTAACATACTTGCTATCAAAAACGAGATCTTACAAGGCATTAAAGACTCTAGACATATAGATGTATAA